Genomic DNA from Coffea arabica cultivar ET-39 chromosome 7e, Coffea Arabica ET-39 HiFi, whole genome shotgun sequence:
GCTTGACGTAATTGATCTTGTTTTGCATCAACAAGTCAACCACCATGGATGGTATCATTCTTTGTGTTGCCAACCTTCCCCAATTCATACCTAAATAACCCTCTACATAAAGGGTCTCCAATGAAAGAAATGAAATTGCACATATTAAGTGATTGAAGCCGTTCATCCCACTTTGATCCCACTTTTAATATCAATATGTGGAGTTCAATCTGGTTCCccaaatgaggaagaaaatttgaaaaagtgatCATTGGCATAAATATGAAAAAATGTACCAAAAAGGATATGGTTTATCACAGGTTTTGTACAGGTAATCAATCAGGAAAACAAGGAATGACAACTACTGAAATTGTATTGACAACTGTTGAAGGAAAAAGGTAAATTGAAAATAAGTGGTTCCCTTGTAGATTTGACCAACTAATACTACTTTTTTATTTGGCAAGTAATGTTTTCTAAATTAGggaaaaaaaggtaaattgaaCAGAACGGTTCTCTAGTAGATTTTACCAACTAATACTACTTATTTGGCAGTTGATGTTTTCTAAATTAGTAAATTCCCTAGAATCTGGTTTCTATTTAGCACTGAAATAGGATACAGATCACAGACATAACCACTCAAGGTCCTCAAGGATCCTccagctttttcttttttttttatttattttaatgtaAGTGGGAGATCTTGAACTAGGGAGTTTTCAtttacactctctccccctcctCTCCTCTCCCCCCAACAGCCTCTAGTTTTGAACAAATATAAGACATATTTGATTTGATTATGTCATTCTCTAACCTAAAGAGATACAAAACAAATCTTCAAAAGTTATAGGCTTATATAGCTCTACAACAAATATATCAAAAGCTTGATTTTTTAAGACAACTAATTAAATGATTTTAAGAAAGATTTAAAtatgaattaatttttatatattgaTAATGTATACTTTATTATAGTTGGATGTATGATTACTAATCCGAATTCATGTTTAAAATTTGGTTATGTATTAAAGAtgagtaaaaaaaataagaaatcaaTTGACAAAATGATTTAATTCTTACAAATAATATCTTATTTTTAAGTATTAGATAAATTTTGTAGATTCGATGTAGATATACCCGTTTTTCGAAGTTATTACAAAATTTGTCAACATAAATAGGATAAGAGCCAATAAGATTCAGCCGAAGACATGTGCTGTTAGGGGTGCAAGCGAAATTTTGACCGAATCAAACTGAGCATCGACTTAATTTTATTAAGGGTGGATAAAAATACCCACTAACCCAAAAACCCACGACATTTGATCCTATCCGATTcgaaaattaaaaattagatcCGTATCATTTGATCGGATCAAAAGAGGGTTAGGTACCTACTTAGATGTGGGGCGGGTTAGGGTCGCATAATTAAAAACTTGCAGATACCCGACTcgtctttcatatttttttaaattttttatttttatacatatactataaaataatatatttagaACTAAATAAGCAATAtcattgaacaaattgcattgCAAATGTAGGAGACTATAGTTTCTTATAAAATTCATTTGTAGAGGTCATGATCTtatgttttttaaaaaagagtttaattaatgtggactatatatatttaaaaaatgtgctacttatttcaaatttttattgattttaaattcttttaatttttttcctttttcttgtattCTCTTCACATGTTTATTTCTGGGTAGGAgactttttttgagaaaaaaatctttgttaaatgttagatgaacatgtaaaataaaaaattaaattagtataaattattttttaaaaaattaattgataAGCTGCGGAGTGGGTACCCATTGACTCAATCCTACTTCGGAGGGTACTCGATAATCAGCACCCGTTAATATGCGGAACGGGTAAGGGTCAGAAAATGACTGACCTGCAAGGTGCGGGACGGGTTAGTCAAATGGTGCATGGAGCGAGTAACCAACCCATGCCCACTCCTAAATTTTATCAAGCTCAAGCTCAAACTCAAGCTCTTAGTGTAAAGCTCGAGGTTGAGCTGATctgagaaaaaatgaaattttgttttatttttaataaaatgaataaaatattagggatatatataattttactattaatatatatatatatatgtatgtatgtttgtATAATCGAGCTACTTTGTGAGCTAATgagttaaatattttttaatttgaattcgaactcgagttcaactTAGTAAGTTCAAACTCGACTTAAACTCGATATTGACTGAAGTCAATCCGAACTTTGAATTGAGCTACTCATGAACGGCTCACGAGTGATTCAACTTGTGTGCAGGCCTATGTGCTGGCAACCgcgtgatttttttttattccacTTCTTTACTTGGTTCCCTGGTTCCATATGAGTCACTTATGGCATTAGGTGTAGGGTGTCTAGATATTATCTCTCTCAAAATTTATCTTCCTTGGTTCCGCTTCTTTCTTCCCCTTTATCTTGAACTCTCTACTCTTTTCTCATTCTTTCCATTCTATTTTCTTccctcttatttttcttttctttttttttcttcttgcctTCTCCCTATTACCGAGGTATCTTTCTTCTCTAATAatgttttggataaattaatTATAACCCCCAGTGATTTTATATAATGTCAAATGACCCCTCTAAAGGTTTAAAATAGCCATATAATCCTCCtatgattttatgtaaagtgaaaaatagACGGAATGCACAATTAATTATGATGTTTATACCAAGCGTACTCTAAAAGTGTGTGTCATAAAATTTTAATCTCCATAAAACTCTCTTatgatttgtataaatatttacttTACCCTCTGTGTTTTTTGCATTTATCCATGCAATCCTCTCATGCTTTTATACAAGGTATTTAAATCATTGATTGATTCAGCATTTGAGTAAAATCACTATTGGTATTTCAATTAACGACATTATATAAGTTATTTTTGCTCAAGATTCTACATTACATAAAACCATATGGGGTGGAGTGAACATTTTAAAATGTTAAAGGGGTCATGTGGCAATAGATAAAACTACATGGGGGTTATATATAATTtaccctaatattttatatgaCTTTCTCTATTCTTTGGAATTTATATTCGTTATTGTTCTTTTCAAAGCCTTCTTGTAAATATAATTTCCTTGCTCATATATTTTTTAGAGTATACTTATATATTCTAGATACATTTGGTAACTCTGGACATATAAAGCTTTCCTCATTGTGTGGAAAATCAATGAGCTTACACATTTATATCTTGGAGCATCTCTAACCTGAATTTTGATTGAATAAACTCAATATTCGGCTACCTCAATTAATGTGTGATATCCATTGAACACCAATACAACAGTTCATTTATAGCTCTATTTATTAGACACCAACTACCTAATGGCTCGATTGAGCTTGGCCAATGGAAACATTGTCTTGAGTTTTAATCAAGTAAACTTGGCTGAAGTTTTGCTCTCGGAAACTCCATAATGCTTGGATGAACACTTGTTAATTTGGATTTAGTATAATAGTATCTATTGGATACccattaggaaaaaaaaattttatttgccACTTTATAGCCATTCCATTGGACAATTGTTAGAAAACCAATTTTGCACCCCTAATATCCttgtataaaaattaaaaagaatctaTATGACTTCCTTTATTTCTTCACAAGAAAACTTTGTTCTCTTATCTCCCATAAATAGGATGTACCTTTTAATTTTCAAAGAGTATTAGTATATTTGCATCAGTTCGGTAGTAAACTTCTAGTTGTTTCCCAAAAACAGTTATTGGAGGGGACTTGTACCCGATGTTTTGGTTTGGGAGAATGACAAGAACAGATCTGCCTCTTCTACATGTATCAATCTGAGTGACAcgaacaaattttatttttctgagaAAAAATAGCTCGACAGtccaactttttctttttcttcttctcttcttcttctgtttCTGTCCTTTATACAAAGTATCCTCAAGAAAATTCAACAGCGTACAATtgtaaaaccaagaaattttaaTCTAATTTGGATTAAGACCTGACCCAATATTTAAAActacaaaggaaaaagaaggacGAGGAAGGGACTGAAAGATAAAAAGAATCTTATACCTGAGAGTTAACATTTGACATGGAGCCGATTTTAATTGGATTTGAAGGCACTTGTTTCTTACAGGTGAAATTGTAAAACAAAATCATAAAGTCAGTTGTCATTTGAAGGTATGTGCATATTAATCTGTATGATTAGCCCATGCTGCATGGCCCCAAATCCATTATAATCACAGGTACACATCAAAGTGAATCACATGAACAACGTCTGCACAACAACAATCATCAATGATATCGATGATGGCATGAGAGCACGAGCCAGGCTTCGTGCGTATCCATTAAAATTAGGGATCTCAGCAGCTAATATTTCAACAGGGAATGTGCAGGATGGAGTTGAAGGATCATCTGAGACTATCTTACCATATCCGTTGTAATAACACGATTTGTTGTACACATTTTGAGCTGCCGTCTGGAAGCCCATATTAAAAACATACGAAAGCTTCTGTGTTTCTGTCAGATTGCTGCATGACGCTCCCGCTTCCATTGCAGTGCAATCTACAATACTGTTACATGCATCCAAAAATTTTTCTCTTGTTGTATTATCAATATCATTTCCAACATCACCGTTGACGATGCACCACCTTTTAGGCATATGTGTAATGCCTACAGCTGGTACTAACTTCACATCACGCCCAAGCCCCTGTAGATCAAAGTTAAACTTAGGCTGTCCATCAAATTTGTAGATGCCCCAGTGTCGCCTGAAGGATCCGGTACTCTTGTTTATCTTATTTTCATCGGACAAATTATGGATGTAGACATCAATCGGACCAGGACGTCGAGGAGTGCCTTTCTTACTTGCTACAAATTTAGCTAAGCCCTGATGGAATCTCTGTGCATTTGGGATATTCCCATCTTTTATTCCATCTGTTGGCCATCCAATTGCATCTACAATGATTGTCATGTTTGGACACCCCACTTTCTCTAATGCAACATCGAACATATCATACATAACCTCAAAAACATTGGAGTAGGTCTTGTCCCCGTCTTTGAAAATTGAGGTGGAGTTGTTCTCAAAGAACGCAAATTCGGTGTCACCGTTGAACAGATCATTAACACTCAGGAGTGGGAAAACATCTAGTCCAATTGGAGCATTGTAGCTCTGCAGAATCTGACATGACCTAGTCATGTTTGACTCTAAATCTGCTCTGAAAGCGCCCTCTGATGGTTTCTTTACAGGGATGAGGACGTCAGTGAAATGACTCATTGTTGCTTTAATTTCACTTTTATTCATTAAATTAAGAGCTCTTTGCGTCCAATCCAATACCTGAATAGCTTCGGGatatgtttgattggaaaatctTATCGATAATGGCTGCGTCCCAATGCAAACATACCtataaaaaaatcaaacaaaagttgaccaaaaatgaaaatataatcAATAAGAGAGCTAAAACAACAAAGGAGAAATTAAATTGTTAACCattaaattaaccaaaaatttatCTAATAATATCTCTTTCAAGGTGTGACGGGAGTTATAAGGTACAACATTCGAATTCA
This window encodes:
- the LOC140011244 gene encoding glucan endo-1,3-beta-glucosidase 8-like; its protein translation is MNGFNLLIYAISFLSLETIDVEGYLGINWGRLATQRMIPSMVVDLLMQNKINYVKVYSASDNVLEAFSATDMGLEVTMPNVYTQKLKNQADVIDWVVQIIVTHPNVHFMYVCIGTQPLSIRFSNQTYPEAIQVLDWTQRALNLMNKSEIKATMSHFTDVLIPVKKPSEGAFRADLESNMTRSCQILQSYNAPIGLDVFPLLSVNDLFNGDTEFAFFENNSTSIFKDGDKTYSNVFEVMYDMFDVALEKVGCPNMTIIVDAIGWPTDGIKDGNIPNAQRFHQGLAKFVASKKGTPRRPGPIDVYIHNLSDENKINKSTGSFRRHWGIYKFDGQPKFNFDLQGLGRDVKLVPAVGITHMPKRWCIVNGDVGNDIDNTTREKFLDACNSIVDCTAMEAGASCSNLTETQKLSYVFNMGFQTAAQNVYNKSCYYNGYGKIVSDDPSTPSCTFPVEILAAEIPNFNGYARSLARALMPSSISLMIVVVQTLFM